Proteins found in one uncultured Desulfuromonas sp. genomic segment:
- the pdxA gene encoding 4-hydroxythreonine-4-phosphate dehydrogenase PdxA, with translation MDTPVIITMGDPAGIGPEIIIKAWIDGALDVFDMPVVIAGDVAILHRAARVLKCEVALEVGQQGEAVLIYQDRRLRVKPLSILDPSDVPFGHIQAECGEAMLDYIEWASEQCRMGRAAAMVTAPIQKEAIRAAGCNFPGHTELLAERCGVDKVVMMLGGERLKVCLVTTHLALRDVPQAITAQEIDATLQVTDAAFRRYFTAEAPRIAVLALNPHAGEGGLFGDEEQRLISPAIERARQAGLNVSGPHSADTLFHFAAQGAYDAVVCMYHDQGLIPLKLLHFDDGVNVTLGLPIIRTSVDHGTAYDLAGTGRASCESLVAALRTAVAMHHRAEENSLT, from the coding sequence ATGGACACACCAGTTATCATTACCATGGGAGATCCCGCGGGTATCGGCCCGGAAATCATTATTAAAGCCTGGATTGACGGGGCTCTAGACGTCTTTGACATGCCGGTGGTGATTGCTGGCGATGTGGCGATTTTACACCGTGCCGCACGGGTGCTCAAGTGTGAGGTGGCGCTTGAAGTCGGACAACAGGGCGAGGCGGTTCTGATTTATCAAGATCGGCGTTTACGTGTCAAACCGTTGTCGATTCTCGATCCGTCAGATGTTCCGTTCGGTCATATTCAGGCCGAGTGTGGCGAGGCGATGCTCGATTATATTGAGTGGGCCAGCGAGCAGTGCCGTATGGGCCGGGCTGCGGCCATGGTGACTGCGCCGATTCAGAAGGAGGCGATTCGTGCCGCCGGGTGCAACTTTCCCGGTCATACCGAATTGCTGGCTGAACGCTGTGGTGTCGATAAGGTGGTGATGATGCTGGGTGGTGAGCGCCTAAAAGTATGTCTGGTCACCACCCATCTGGCTTTGCGCGATGTGCCGCAAGCAATCACGGCGCAAGAGATTGATGCCACCCTGCAGGTTACGGATGCGGCGTTTCGCCGCTATTTTACTGCCGAGGCGCCACGTATCGCGGTGCTGGCCCTTAACCCCCACGCCGGAGAAGGTGGGTTGTTTGGTGATGAAGAGCAGCGGCTGATCAGTCCGGCCATTGAACGGGCGCGTCAGGCCGGACTGAATGTGTCCGGGCCGCACAGTGCCGATACTCTGTTTCACTTTGCAGCGCAGGGCGCCTATGACGCCGTGGTGTGCATGTATCATGATCAGGGGCTCATCCCGCTGAAACTGCTCCATTTTGACGACGGCGTCAATGTTACGCTGGGGCTGCCGATTATTCGCACTTCCGTGGATCACGGTACGGCCTATGATCTGGCCGGCACCGGCCGGGCCAGTTGCGAGAGTCTGGTGGCGGCGCTTCGCACCGCCGTCGCGATGCATCACCGTGCCGAAGAAAATAGCCTTACGTAA
- a CDS encoding PAS and helix-turn-helix domain-containing protein, whose product MINDLLGQLVEGLDHFHHLWQRQLERFDSVESPFSDDDWRKGFLLLVATLEKLDVNSAYELSPNDPAVSYFINASKYQRSRGISVPQSLIVLKGMWTAMEQLIVQSVAAESTKQQIILRLHRLTQTIETRLLNDWHHRGNDDALADLKQTNRQLARETATYENIFKATSNLVLITDQQGIITNANPEARVFFSGHPLLGEFCASLFDQTISDLDQLLSRFPPHQSHELTLQRDQYSQVFNLQILPIGHTSLTDQGLMLLLNDITCMVDHRQLLEQRVAERTQALTRSEKMLDAIFQSVGKGILLIDSDREIIKANQQASEMYGIPLEVLIGTAFCMLTDLDGCLTLTALSENLLEGQRRSAEVTSLYVNGTTFPSEITMTRMDLQGQRFWPVIIRDITEQRALENGLREEKLQSEEMNVTLRNVLKSIESDRREFEQNLTNRIRTELVPGLERIRRNLEDEMVDQYFDLLKAQLVALTTGFEHSLDAGLMKLSKSELKICRFIKAGLSSKEICEAMNLSFETIQTHRKNIRKKLDLRGKEINLHSYLASRNCELGGSDD is encoded by the coding sequence ATGATCAATGACCTGCTGGGGCAACTGGTTGAGGGTCTTGACCATTTTCACCACCTGTGGCAAAGACAGTTGGAGCGGTTCGACTCGGTCGAATCACCCTTTTCCGACGACGACTGGCGCAAAGGGTTTTTGCTTCTGGTTGCGACATTGGAAAAGCTCGATGTCAATTCGGCATATGAGTTATCTCCCAACGACCCAGCGGTGTCTTACTTTATAAACGCCAGCAAATATCAGCGTAGTCGCGGGATATCTGTTCCCCAGAGCCTTATCGTACTTAAGGGGATGTGGACGGCGATGGAACAGTTGATTGTGCAAAGTGTCGCTGCGGAGTCAACAAAACAGCAAATCATCCTGCGCCTTCACCGTCTCACGCAAACGATTGAAACGAGGCTTCTCAATGATTGGCACCACCGTGGAAATGACGATGCACTGGCTGATCTTAAACAAACCAATCGTCAGCTGGCTCGCGAAACAGCCACGTACGAAAATATTTTTAAAGCGACCAGCAACCTGGTCTTGATCACAGACCAGCAAGGCATCATCACCAACGCAAACCCGGAAGCACGTGTGTTTTTTTCAGGCCACCCTCTTTTGGGAGAATTTTGTGCTTCACTGTTCGATCAAACGATCTCTGACCTTGACCAGCTTCTTAGCCGATTCCCCCCGCATCAATCTCATGAACTGACATTACAACGCGATCAATATAGTCAGGTGTTCAACCTGCAAATTCTTCCGATTGGACACACAAGTCTGACCGACCAGGGCTTGATGCTGTTATTGAACGATATTACCTGCATGGTTGACCATCGCCAATTGTTGGAACAACGCGTTGCAGAACGCACACAGGCTCTGACACGATCAGAAAAAATGCTTGATGCGATATTTCAGTCGGTAGGCAAGGGAATCCTGCTGATTGACAGTGACCGGGAAATCATCAAAGCCAACCAACAAGCCAGCGAGATGTATGGTATCCCCCTTGAAGTCCTCATCGGAACAGCATTCTGTATGCTGACAGACCTTGATGGTTGTCTCACTCTGACGGCACTGAGTGAAAATCTGCTGGAAGGGCAACGGCGTAGCGCCGAAGTGACCAGTCTCTATGTTAATGGGACGACTTTTCCCAGTGAAATCACAATGACGCGTATGGATCTGCAAGGACAGCGTTTCTGGCCTGTCATCATACGTGACATCACAGAACAGCGTGCCCTGGAAAATGGGCTGCGTGAAGAAAAGCTGCAATCGGAGGAGATGAACGTCACGTTACGCAACGTGTTGAAAAGCATTGAAAGTGACCGTCGTGAATTTGAACAAAATCTGACAAATCGAATCCGTACCGAACTTGTTCCAGGACTTGAAAGGATCAGAAGAAATCTTGAAGATGAGATGGTTGACCAATATTTTGACCTGCTCAAAGCGCAGCTGGTCGCATTGACAACCGGGTTTGAGCATTCATTGGATGCCGGTCTGATGAAATTGAGCAAAAGTGAGCTGAAAATCTGCCGATTTATCAAAGCCGGTTTAAGTAGTAAGGAGATCTGCGAAGCCATGAACTTATCTTTTGAAACCATTCAGACCCATCGCAAAAATATTCGAAAAAAACTGGACCTTCGTGGTAAAGAGATCAACCTTCACAGTTATCTGGCAAGCCGTAATTGTGAACTGGGAGGTTCTGATGACTAA
- a CDS encoding flavocytochrome c, translated as MTNTGPDRCNAMTYDDQPWDQEYDVIVIGSGFAGLAAAIEAAQTGARTVVLEKMRIPGGNSAISGGLVAVAGSPLQHHKGIEDSPELMFNDMFKAGMGLNHPELARLVAEQSGDVLRWTIEKLGVKYQDSLNHLGGHSVPRTYITATSTGSGIIQPLLAECRKLAIPVQMKSQLTRLLTNQRGHIQGVEIRDNYLFPNSDSGNVQRLRAHRGVVLATGGFSRDIPLRTSQDPRLGNDIDSTNHLGATGEGLSSALQVGAIPVHLSWIQLGPWASLDEKGWGVGSMFTLLAGFPYGIMVDSSSGKRFVNELSDRKLRTDAMLMENITPVAIVDSEGVKSASTLDKCLKRGVVKEFNSLEELAAFYTIPLLQLHQTLERYNLSLSHGRDIEFGKPLMKDLKPIAKPPFYAIRLLPKVHHCMGGIQINSRAQVLSIHDHQPIPGLFAAGEVTGGIHGASRLGSNAIVDCLVFGRIAGKNAGTARSDAAMKPC; from the coding sequence ATGACTAACACTGGCCCAGATCGGTGTAACGCCATGACATATGATGATCAGCCGTGGGATCAGGAATACGATGTTATCGTTATCGGTTCCGGTTTTGCCGGTTTGGCGGCTGCGATCGAGGCCGCCCAGACCGGAGCACGTACCGTGGTCCTCGAAAAAATGCGTATCCCAGGGGGCAACTCTGCAATCAGCGGTGGTCTGGTTGCTGTAGCCGGTTCCCCTTTGCAGCACCATAAAGGGATAGAAGACAGCCCAGAACTGATGTTTAACGACATGTTCAAAGCTGGAATGGGTTTAAATCACCCTGAATTGGCCCGCTTGGTTGCGGAACAATCCGGTGACGTATTGCGTTGGACCATTGAAAAATTAGGTGTTAAGTACCAGGACAGTCTCAACCACCTTGGCGGACATAGTGTCCCTCGAACGTACATTACCGCGACCAGCACGGGTTCGGGAATTATCCAACCCTTACTCGCCGAGTGCCGCAAGTTGGCGATTCCGGTACAGATGAAATCACAACTCACGCGCCTGCTCACCAATCAACGCGGCCACATTCAAGGCGTTGAAATACGCGATAATTATCTGTTCCCCAACAGTGATTCAGGAAACGTACAACGGCTTCGTGCCCATCGAGGGGTTGTTCTCGCCACCGGCGGGTTCAGTCGCGATATCCCGTTGCGCACAAGTCAAGACCCACGGCTGGGAAACGATATCGATAGCACCAATCACTTAGGTGCTACCGGCGAAGGCTTGAGCAGTGCGCTACAGGTCGGTGCCATCCCCGTCCACTTGTCATGGATACAACTTGGTCCCTGGGCTTCACTTGATGAAAAAGGCTGGGGTGTCGGTTCAATGTTCACGCTGCTGGCAGGGTTTCCGTACGGAATTATGGTCGACTCCAGCAGCGGTAAACGGTTTGTCAACGAACTGTCCGACCGAAAACTTCGCACCGATGCCATGTTGATGGAAAACATTACACCTGTCGCAATCGTTGACAGCGAAGGGGTCAAAAGTGCCAGCACTCTCGATAAATGCCTGAAGCGCGGAGTCGTTAAAGAATTCAACTCCCTTGAGGAGTTAGCGGCATTTTATACGATTCCATTACTACAGCTGCATCAGACCCTGGAACGTTATAACTTATCTTTATCCCATGGCCGTGACATCGAATTTGGAAAGCCGTTGATGAAGGACCTTAAGCCGATTGCAAAACCTCCGTTCTACGCAATCCGACTTTTGCCGAAAGTGCATCATTGTATGGGTGGGATTCAGATCAACAGCCGCGCCCAAGTGCTTTCAATCCACGACCACCAGCCTATTCCCGGCCTTTTTGCGGCGGGTGAAGTGACCGGTGGCATTCACGGCGCCAGTCGGCTCGGCAGCAATGCGATTGTCGATTGTCTGGTGTTCGGTCGTATTGCAGGAAAAAACGCCGGGACTGCACGCAGTGACGCTGCCATGAAACCGTGTTGA
- a CDS encoding flavocytochrome c, which translates to MKDSKGHQADRRKFLIGMGVAGAAVTLAGPALATTSCKSDVRWDQEHEVVIIGSGFAGLAAAIQAKRLGAKDVVIYDKMPVLGGNSAFNGGLFAVPNSPLQKKEGVTDSPEIMTKDQLKAGRGVADKELLKHVATRAKEALQMTLDAGSEYFPYLQQLGGHSVPRTYQTTVACGAGITQPLIKECRRLGVRLVTRAKFDSLIFDDKGKVAGAKIFEGYYFGRGKEGSPINVRSQRGVLIATGGFARNVGLRSAQDPTLTEEVGSTNLPHATGEALLELFDVGAVPVHMAFIQTGPWASPDEDGFGYVSNYSIYNFAHSISVYPKTGRRFMNEIADRKTRADAELTCRDDDGKPLPPVTITSYEHAKEHPTMKKVLKYGVGWKFDTLEELAAHFNIPLAPLKKQIDEYNGYVKAGVDKQFGKPMKKAKGKYLKAPFVTVRNWPKVHYCQGGAKIDLKARVIDSTTWKPIPGLYAAGEVAGGMHGVSRLGSCSIPDCMVMGMTAAETMMKG; encoded by the coding sequence ATGAAGGACTCAAAAGGACATCAGGCGGATCGCCGCAAATTCCTGATTGGCATGGGGGTCGCTGGCGCGGCTGTGACCCTGGCCGGTCCCGCTCTTGCCACCACGTCCTGCAAAAGTGATGTACGCTGGGATCAAGAGCATGAGGTTGTGATTATCGGTTCAGGTTTTGCCGGACTCGCAGCGGCCATTCAGGCAAAACGTCTTGGAGCCAAAGACGTGGTAATCTATGACAAAATGCCTGTTTTGGGTGGCAACTCCGCCTTTAACGGTGGTTTGTTTGCGGTTCCAAACTCACCTTTGCAAAAAAAAGAGGGGGTAACCGATTCTCCCGAAATCATGACCAAAGACCAGCTCAAGGCCGGTCGCGGTGTTGCCGACAAAGAGCTGCTGAAACATGTCGCCACACGCGCCAAAGAAGCCTTGCAGATGACGTTGGACGCTGGTTCGGAGTATTTCCCTTATCTGCAACAACTCGGTGGACACTCTGTCCCTCGTACCTACCAAACAACCGTTGCTTGTGGCGCCGGAATCACCCAGCCATTAATTAAAGAATGTCGCCGCCTTGGCGTCCGCCTGGTGACCCGAGCCAAGTTCGACAGCCTGATCTTTGATGACAAAGGCAAGGTTGCCGGCGCAAAAATATTTGAAGGGTATTATTTCGGTCGCGGTAAAGAGGGATCACCAATCAACGTTCGCTCACAGCGCGGGGTTTTGATCGCCACAGGTGGTTTTGCACGCAACGTCGGGCTGCGCAGTGCCCAGGATCCGACATTGACGGAGGAAGTTGGTTCCACCAACCTGCCCCACGCCACAGGTGAGGCGCTTCTGGAGTTGTTTGATGTCGGCGCTGTTCCAGTTCACATGGCCTTCATCCAGACCGGACCATGGGCTTCTCCTGATGAAGATGGTTTCGGCTATGTCTCCAACTACTCCATCTACAACTTTGCTCATTCTATTTCCGTTTACCCGAAAACCGGACGTCGGTTCATGAATGAAATTGCCGACCGGAAAACCCGTGCCGATGCTGAGCTTACCTGCCGGGATGATGATGGAAAACCGCTTCCACCAGTCACCATCACCAGCTATGAACACGCTAAAGAACACCCAACAATGAAAAAAGTGCTCAAATATGGCGTCGGCTGGAAGTTCGATACTCTGGAAGAATTGGCCGCTCATTTCAACATTCCTCTTGCGCCATTGAAAAAGCAAATTGATGAATACAATGGCTATGTCAAGGCAGGTGTCGACAAGCAGTTTGGCAAGCCGATGAAAAAAGCCAAAGGGAAATACCTTAAAGCACCCTTTGTCACCGTACGTAACTGGCCAAAAGTTCACTATTGCCAGGGTGGCGCTAAAATCGATCTTAAAGCGCGAGTCATCGATTCCACAACATGGAAACCCATTCCCGGTCTGTATGCAGCGGGTGAGGTTGCTGGGGGCATGCATGGCGTCAGCCGCTTAGGCAGCTGTTCCATTCCGGACTGCATGGTTATGGGAATGACTGCGGCTGAAACCATGATGAAGGGTTAG
- a CDS encoding cytochrome c3 family protein: MKVTIQGFMLVLLLMLLANTSMAADSLTQFDGIKGRSYHAEFYEEKACDSCHLNKKPLGLPEDDACLACHDLEELVKTTARPEDEKWQNPHNNMHYGKDVPCMECHGEHSSRKPMCAGCHSFSYPNFQK; this comes from the coding sequence ATGAAAGTTACAATTCAAGGGTTTATGTTGGTGCTGCTGTTGATGTTGTTGGCAAATACCAGCATGGCCGCAGATAGCCTTACTCAGTTCGATGGTATTAAAGGTCGTAGTTATCACGCCGAATTCTATGAGGAAAAAGCGTGTGATTCTTGCCATTTAAATAAAAAACCTCTGGGCTTACCCGAGGATGACGCCTGTCTGGCCTGTCATGACCTTGAAGAACTGGTCAAGACAACGGCCCGCCCCGAAGACGAAAAATGGCAGAATCCGCACAATAATATGCACTACGGAAAAGATGTTCCCTGCATGGAATGTCACGGTGAGCATAGTTCGAGAAAACCGATGTGCGCTGGTTGTCATTCGTTTAGCTACCCCAACTTTCAAAAGTAG
- a CDS encoding twin-arginine translocase TatA/TatE family subunit has product MFGLGMQELLIILAIVIVLFGAKKLPQLGSSLAKGITNFKGGLKEESANDQQIDQTEA; this is encoded by the coding sequence ATGTTTGGATTAGGAATGCAAGAACTGTTGATCATTCTCGCTATTGTCATTGTTTTATTCGGCGCGAAAAAGCTTCCTCAGCTTGGCAGTTCATTGGCCAAAGGGATTACCAACTTCAAAGGAGGGCTCAAGGAAGAAAGCGCCAATGACCAGCAGATCGACCAGACAGAAGCATGA
- a CDS encoding twin-arginine translocase TatA/TatE family subunit — MFGIGLPELMMILILALVVMGPKKMPAIAKALGRGLNEFRHATQEIKNSIEIDMSDHDQDKRS; from the coding sequence ATGTTTGGAATCGGCCTGCCTGAATTAATGATGATTTTAATCCTTGCCCTGGTGGTTATGGGACCGAAAAAAATGCCCGCGATTGCCAAAGCATTGGGGCGTGGACTCAACGAGTTTCGTCATGCAACTCAAGAAATAAAAAATTCTATTGAAATCGACATGTCAGACCATGACCAGGACAAACGTTCATAA
- the tatC gene encoding twin-arginine translocase subunit TatC yields MANEQVHAKKTGFADYLSHFDELRQRLIVSALAWLVCFAVCYSQAGQLFAFLSTPLHNALPTGSQLVFIHATEPFFTYLKVSALAGALLALPVFLWQAWSFISPALYHGEKRLALPFVLASCLCFGSGCYFGFTLIFPQVFIFLISFGTNLGDINAMLSMAGYLTLCCRLLFAFGVVFELPIFMIFLSCLGVIDHHTLRRYRKYALLCGFVVGALLTPPDIFSQTAIALPFVVLYEVGIWGAWIFGAKEQSETSSQLS; encoded by the coding sequence ATGGCGAATGAACAGGTTCATGCCAAGAAAACTGGTTTTGCCGATTATCTCAGTCACTTCGACGAGCTGCGCCAGCGGCTGATTGTTTCAGCCCTGGCTTGGCTGGTGTGTTTCGCGGTGTGCTATAGTCAGGCGGGGCAACTGTTTGCATTCCTGTCCACGCCGCTGCACAATGCCCTACCCACGGGCAGTCAGCTGGTATTCATCCACGCAACAGAACCGTTCTTTACCTATTTGAAGGTTAGTGCTCTGGCAGGGGCACTTCTGGCATTGCCGGTATTTTTATGGCAGGCCTGGTCCTTTATCTCTCCAGCACTCTACCATGGAGAAAAACGTCTTGCCCTGCCCTTTGTCCTGGCAAGTTGTCTCTGTTTTGGAAGCGGTTGTTATTTTGGCTTTACGCTTATTTTTCCACAAGTTTTCATCTTTCTGATCTCGTTCGGCACAAACCTTGGTGATATTAATGCCATGCTTTCTATGGCCGGATATCTTACTCTTTGCTGTCGCTTACTTTTCGCATTTGGTGTGGTCTTTGAACTGCCGATCTTCATGATTTTTCTGTCATGCCTCGGCGTCATCGATCACCATACATTACGTCGTTATCGGAAATATGCCCTGCTTTGTGGCTTTGTTGTTGGTGCCTTACTCACCCCGCCGGATATCTTTTCCCAGACAGCCATTGCATTACCGTTCGTCGTACTTTATGAAGTTGGTATCTGGGGGGCCTGGATATTTGGGGCAAAAGAGCAAAGCGAAACGTCATCACAACTTTCGTAG
- a CDS encoding CidA/LrgA family protein: MKKIGEAFSRFLTLRFNRHKPAILAILKHLQIYPPQESLMIRGFAILLGFQYLGEVIATVLDLPLPGSVIGMVLLLFALRLEIIRLDWVRDAAQLLLDNLSMLFIPAGVGVMVYAELIQQQWLPLTLATTISSLVVLAVTGLTDQLLHRRRRS, translated from the coding sequence ATGAAAAAAATCGGAGAGGCGTTCAGCCGGTTTTTGACCTTAAGATTTAACCGCCACAAACCAGCGATTCTCGCTATACTGAAACACCTTCAAATTTATCCACCACAGGAGTCCCTGATGATACGCGGTTTTGCCATATTACTCGGTTTTCAATACCTTGGTGAGGTGATCGCCACCGTACTGGACTTGCCCCTGCCGGGCAGCGTCATTGGTATGGTGCTGTTGCTGTTCGCCCTGCGCCTGGAGATCATCCGGCTTGATTGGGTGCGCGATGCCGCCCAACTGCTGCTCGATAACCTGTCGATGCTGTTTATCCCCGCTGGTGTCGGCGTCATGGTCTACGCGGAACTGATCCAACAGCAATGGCTGCCCCTGACTCTGGCCACCACGATCAGCTCACTGGTGGTGCTGGCCGTCACCGGTTTGACCGATCAACTGCTGCACCGCCGGAGGAGATCATGA
- a CDS encoding LrgB family protein — MSNSLLHTPLFGIALTLIIFQFASLFYRRFRYTLFNPVILTILAIIVLLSLTGIPYADYALGGDMILFLLGPAVVALGVPLYERRSEISHRLIPIAGGIIAGATASIVSASGIILLMGGSRELALTMAPKSVTTPIAIGIADKIGAITPLTAAVVVLTGCFGALIGPSFCRLLRITDPASMGLAMGTAAHGIGTGRMLEIDVLGGAIAGLAIGLNGIATALLIPLLQGLLPG, encoded by the coding sequence ATGAGTAACAGCCTGCTACATACGCCACTGTTCGGTATCGCCCTGACCCTGATCATCTTTCAGTTCGCCAGCCTGTTTTACCGCCGATTCCGTTACACGTTGTTCAATCCGGTGATTCTGACCATCCTCGCCATCATCGTCCTGCTCTCCCTCACCGGCATCCCATATGCCGACTATGCCCTGGGCGGTGACATGATCCTGTTTCTACTCGGACCGGCTGTGGTGGCACTGGGCGTGCCGCTCTACGAGCGACGCAGTGAGATCTCCCATCGACTGATTCCGATTGCCGGTGGCATTATTGCCGGAGCCACAGCGTCAATTGTCAGCGCCTCGGGAATCATCCTGCTGATGGGTGGCAGTCGTGAACTGGCCCTGACCATGGCACCTAAATCGGTAACCACGCCCATCGCCATCGGCATTGCCGATAAAATCGGCGCCATTACCCCGCTGACTGCTGCGGTAGTGGTGCTCACCGGCTGTTTTGGTGCCCTGATCGGCCCGAGCTTCTGCCGCCTGCTGCGCATTACTGATCCAGCCTCCATGGGGCTTGCAATGGGCACGGCTGCTCATGGGATCGGCACCGGACGGATGCTGGAAATTGATGTGCTGGGTGGCGCGATTGCCGGGTTGGCGATTGGGTTGAATGGAATTGCAACGGCGCTGTTGATTCCTTTGCTTCAGGGATTATTACCGGGATAA
- a CDS encoding DMT family transporter, with the protein MKRYLIIFFQKPIVHLFIGTICISLAPIFIKASNMPPDSSAFYRMLFAGLGIGFLLSLSREKIIYSKKQILFLAGGGAFLAFDFMCWHRSIHLIGPGVATLVTNLQVFFTAAFSFLLFKQRVTRLFIFSVPVALCGLYLITGADFEALAGSQALGITMGLLSALLYSGYILFLHQTMKSSDLGAKSSMFVISLTSTALLALAGSINGASFVISDLRTLGMLLGVGILSTTLGWTLISSSMRAVPVTTAGLVLLLQPALAFIWEVFLFDRPVDLLETVGVLLVLTAIYCGSCSKQKKPLESTG; encoded by the coding sequence ATGAAACGTTACCTTATAATTTTTTTTCAAAAACCGATTGTCCACCTTTTCATCGGGACGATCTGCATCAGTTTAGCACCGATCTTTATCAAGGCATCGAACATGCCCCCGGACAGTTCAGCTTTTTACCGGATGCTTTTTGCCGGGCTGGGGATCGGTTTTTTGTTGAGCTTGAGCCGCGAAAAAATCATTTACAGTAAAAAACAAATTTTATTTCTTGCGGGAGGCGGGGCTTTTCTCGCCTTTGATTTCATGTGTTGGCATCGGAGTATCCACTTGATAGGTCCCGGTGTCGCGACATTGGTGACCAACCTGCAGGTATTCTTCACGGCAGCATTCTCTTTTCTGCTTTTCAAGCAACGCGTCACCAGGCTTTTTATTTTTTCGGTGCCGGTGGCCTTGTGCGGACTCTATCTGATTACCGGAGCTGACTTTGAAGCCCTCGCCGGTTCTCAAGCGCTGGGAATTACGATGGGGTTACTTTCTGCCTTGTTATATTCAGGCTATATCCTTTTTCTGCATCAAACGATGAAATCTTCTGACCTTGGAGCGAAATCTTCCATGTTTGTCATCTCGCTGACAAGTACCGCTCTGCTGGCTTTAGCGGGATCTATCAACGGGGCATCATTTGTGATTTCCGACCTTCGAACCCTCGGGATGCTTCTGGGGGTCGGCATCTTGAGCACCACCCTTGGCTGGACCTTGATTTCATCCTCAATGCGGGCCGTCCCGGTAACCACCGCCGGATTGGTCCTGCTGCTGCAACCCGCCCTCGCCTTTATTTGGGAGGTTTTTCTCTTCGACAGACCGGTTGACTTGCTGGAGACAGTCGGTGTCCTGCTGGTCCTCACAGCAATTTACTGCGGTAGCTGCTCTAAGCAAAAAAAACCGCTAGAGAGCACCGGATGA
- a CDS encoding universal stress protein: MLPHYQKILFATDLSAGAAEVLRHAISLARAYQSEVAILHVLPDVNPSVINEVALVMGTEQLADYELAHTDDVMDTIRQQVQRLAAQELADHPDDLARIKSIEVHHGPPATTILEEAERCGADLLVLGAHGRKKLKYALLGSVAKRVILHAAIPVLLVHLDTP, encoded by the coding sequence ATGCTTCCGCACTACCAAAAAATACTCTTCGCCACAGATCTGAGTGCCGGTGCGGCGGAAGTGTTGCGTCATGCTATCAGCCTGGCCCGCGCTTACCAGAGCGAGGTGGCGATTCTCCACGTGTTGCCTGACGTCAACCCGTCCGTAATCAACGAGGTGGCCCTGGTGATGGGTACCGAACAGCTGGCCGACTACGAGCTGGCGCACACCGACGACGTGATGGACACCATCCGTCAACAAGTACAGCGCTTAGCCGCGCAGGAACTGGCCGACCATCCGGACGACCTGGCCCGCATTAAATCGATTGAGGTTCACCACGGGCCGCCCGCCACAACCATCCTTGAAGAAGCCGAGCGCTGTGGGGCCGATCTGCTGGTTCTTGGCGCTCACGGCCGTAAAAAGCTTAAATATGCCTTGCTCGGCAGCGTCGCCAAACGGGTGATACTCCATGCGGCGATACCGGTGCTGCTGGTTCACCTTGACACGCCTTGA